The following are encoded together in the Myxococcus xanthus genome:
- the rplC gene encoding 50S ribosomal protein L3, with protein sequence MKGLIGKKIGMTQVFNDEGNLVPVTVIDVGTCQVVGKRTPEKDNYSAVTIGFGEIREKILNLAERGFFKKANAPYRRHLKEFRVTPEEAASFNVGDAVKADMFAKGELVDVTGITKGRGFSGVMRRWNFKGSQTKTHGTHEYQRHPGAIGQRKTPGRVYPNKKMPGHYGVDQVTTQNLTVVDVDVEKGLVLVKGAVAGHNNGVVYIRPSIKAAMRAQHKAARGA encoded by the coding sequence GTGAAGGGTCTGATTGGCAAGAAGATCGGCATGACCCAGGTGTTCAACGATGAGGGCAACCTCGTCCCGGTCACGGTGATCGACGTGGGCACCTGCCAGGTCGTTGGCAAGCGCACCCCGGAGAAGGACAACTACTCCGCGGTGACCATCGGTTTTGGTGAGATCCGCGAGAAGATTCTCAACCTGGCCGAGCGCGGTTTCTTCAAGAAGGCCAACGCGCCTTACCGCCGCCACCTGAAGGAATTCCGCGTCACGCCGGAGGAGGCTGCCTCCTTCAACGTGGGCGACGCCGTCAAGGCGGACATGTTCGCCAAGGGCGAGCTGGTCGACGTGACCGGCATCACCAAGGGCCGCGGTTTCTCCGGCGTCATGCGCCGCTGGAACTTCAAGGGCTCGCAGACGAAGACGCACGGTACGCACGAGTACCAGCGTCACCCGGGCGCCATCGGTCAGCGTAAGACGCCGGGCCGCGTGTACCCGAACAAGAAGATGCCCGGTCACTACGGCGTGGATCAGGTCACCACCCAGAACCTGACCGTGGTGGACGTGGACGTGGAGAAGGGCCTGGTGCTCGTGAAGGGTGCCGTCGCCGGCCACAACAACGGCGTCGTCTACATCCGCCCCAGCATCAAGGCGGCCATGCGCGCGCAGCACAAGGCCGCGCGCGGCGCGTAG
- a CDS encoding outer membrane beta-barrel domain-containing protein, with translation MIARTLCVFASLAVSLAAPVAAAQDDENVLDKVVVRNRLYEPGGKLEMSFGVGLPLQTHLTAHYVFNAGVAYNLFNSFAVEARAGYAASRHTGLARSISESFLNREDKRVTDELEDLWQMNLHGVAGVRWAPIYGKLSLLSDLPVHFQAYVWAGGGLASFKRNSVIQCTQVVNRELGICDNRTSVDDRGSATQNFWVNESRVAPVVSAAVGFRFFILDKHGVRLELRDWAFRDNYRVNLERDAWEAGQATGEPARSPGLTHLVQFDLGYTFSF, from the coding sequence ATGATCGCACGCACGCTCTGCGTCTTTGCTTCGTTGGCCGTCTCTCTGGCGGCGCCGGTTGCCGCGGCACAGGACGACGAGAACGTCCTGGACAAGGTCGTCGTCCGCAACCGGCTGTACGAACCGGGCGGCAAGTTGGAGATGTCCTTCGGGGTCGGTCTGCCGCTGCAGACACACCTGACGGCGCACTACGTCTTCAACGCCGGGGTGGCCTACAACCTCTTCAACAGCTTCGCGGTGGAGGCTCGGGCCGGCTACGCGGCCAGCCGTCATACGGGCCTGGCGCGTTCCATCTCCGAGAGCTTCCTCAACCGCGAGGACAAGCGCGTCACCGACGAGCTGGAAGACCTCTGGCAGATGAACCTGCACGGGGTGGCAGGTGTCCGCTGGGCGCCCATCTACGGGAAGCTCAGCCTGCTGTCGGACCTGCCGGTCCACTTCCAGGCCTACGTCTGGGCGGGCGGGGGCCTCGCCTCGTTCAAGCGCAACTCCGTGATCCAGTGCACGCAGGTGGTGAACCGCGAGCTGGGCATCTGCGACAACCGCACGTCGGTGGATGACCGCGGGTCGGCCACCCAGAACTTCTGGGTGAATGAGTCGCGGGTCGCCCCGGTGGTGTCGGCGGCGGTGGGCTTCCGCTTCTTCATCCTGGACAAGCACGGCGTGCGCCTGGAGCTGCGCGACTGGGCCTTCCGGGACAACTACCGCGTCAACCTGGAGCGCGATGCGTGGGAGGCGGGGCAGGCGACGGGGGAGCCCGCGCGCAGCCCTGGCCTCACGCACCTGGTGCAGTTCGACCTTGGCTACACCTTCTCCTTCTAG
- a CDS encoding outer membrane beta-barrel domain-containing protein — protein MRPFLSLALLVATATQAAPRVPAPAFALAQVQQVPAPGAETSVPPPSTQSQSLPEAPVGPASRPEPLVPAEATEAFAPPAGVRPNAAPAQGSDEVPASEPSRVDDTAPVPSAEPAPTVGTDPAPATTGMAGQEAPPVPDDAPMLASDLGSDAPRTTDAQQQRLVNGAPLYNPNVSVHIVQKKRFADEGRHELTVYPATVQVNGKYTDHAGTAAHYTYHLQENFALQVMGQYNWYSNESAFNLELIDKVREQAQAASSLLLVWGAHAGVEVTPLYGKFAFLNNSLAQFSVVLSGGAGVGSTRHLIRPAVTNDVEGESFRVPARFGDTGTKFMGSVGGGFRLQFGESYALRVEVRDLIYTARVDRVDGCNLADFEALEAARSTNQDFASLNLSGSCRYEKFDGIDPKTKKNYREDIILGRDLVVEPSSDVLNNVSFYAGFSVLF, from the coding sequence ATGCGACCGTTCCTGTCCCTCGCGCTCCTTGTCGCCACGGCCACGCAGGCCGCGCCACGCGTCCCGGCTCCGGCCTTCGCGCTGGCGCAGGTCCAGCAAGTGCCCGCGCCCGGTGCTGAGACGTCCGTGCCGCCACCGTCCACGCAGTCCCAGTCGCTTCCGGAGGCCCCTGTCGGGCCCGCGTCCCGGCCCGAGCCGCTGGTGCCCGCGGAAGCCACGGAAGCGTTCGCGCCGCCCGCGGGTGTCCGCCCCAACGCGGCCCCGGCGCAGGGCTCCGACGAGGTGCCCGCGAGCGAGCCTTCCCGTGTTGACGACACCGCGCCGGTGCCCTCCGCCGAGCCCGCGCCCACCGTGGGGACGGACCCCGCTCCCGCGACGACGGGCATGGCCGGGCAGGAGGCGCCGCCGGTTCCCGATGATGCACCGATGCTGGCGTCCGACCTGGGCTCCGATGCGCCGCGCACCACGGATGCGCAGCAGCAGCGGCTGGTGAACGGAGCGCCGCTCTACAACCCCAACGTGTCGGTGCACATCGTCCAGAAGAAGCGCTTCGCGGACGAGGGCCGTCACGAGCTGACGGTGTACCCGGCCACGGTGCAGGTGAACGGGAAGTACACCGACCACGCGGGCACGGCGGCGCACTACACCTATCACCTGCAGGAGAACTTCGCCCTCCAGGTGATGGGCCAGTACAACTGGTACTCGAACGAGAGCGCCTTCAACCTGGAGCTCATCGACAAGGTCCGTGAGCAGGCGCAGGCGGCCTCGTCGCTGCTCCTGGTGTGGGGCGCCCACGCGGGCGTGGAGGTGACGCCGCTCTACGGCAAGTTCGCCTTCCTCAACAACTCGCTCGCGCAGTTCAGCGTGGTGCTCAGTGGCGGCGCGGGCGTCGGCTCCACGCGCCACCTCATCCGCCCCGCGGTGACGAACGATGTGGAGGGCGAGTCGTTCCGGGTGCCCGCGCGCTTCGGTGACACGGGCACCAAGTTCATGGGCTCGGTGGGGGGCGGCTTCCGGCTCCAGTTCGGCGAGTCGTACGCGCTGCGCGTGGAGGTGCGGGACCTCATCTACACCGCGCGCGTGGACCGGGTGGACGGCTGCAACCTGGCGGACTTCGAGGCGCTCGAAGCGGCGCGTTCCACCAACCAGGACTTCGCCTCGCTGAACCTGAGCGGCAGCTGCCGCTACGAGAAGTTCGACGGCATCGACCCGAAGACGAAGAAGAACTACCGCGAGGACATCATCCTGGGCCGAGACCTGGTGGTCGAGCCGTCCTCGGACGTCCTCAACAACGTGAGCTTCTACGCCGGCTTCTCTGTCCTCTTCTGA
- a CDS encoding tetratricopeptide repeat protein, producing the protein MKRLLSLFVALAPLAVSAQPDSGGYNRALAAFNAGDMDTAAPLFFELAESASDAEVKGKAEYFLGQSLAQKGLPVAAFITYAAIVNAGPSHPSYLKAVEGLVDMQQQLDEHNLIPSILNQAYTDEVRDRWVTLPKEVLARINYLVGTVSQRKSRFEEARSLLEAVPQDSRVYAKSRYLLGVVLADPRFPGRPSEASVLDKDALAAFNAVLAAKEGQLDLRATQHLALIALGRLHYRRGEYTDASAAYERVPRYSRYWDQALFENGFARFQNEDFGGALGSLQALHAPQFAGAFQPESWILKATVYYYSCLYDEVKTTLAAFDEIYAPMERQLEPFTGEDVPLVQSFNLVAAENRRLPRPVYLWLRNNERIREVMRMLERVDDEKRALTNGRWRGTPLAAQSTASLEEVRGTLLQVGGTLAQSRIREAADNLRTFSDQAEIIRVQTALDEKDLLQAGVDQKALLTRQSLYRPKMPSAAWNYWKFQGEFWIDEIGYYQYTLKRGCPAKTAEQQP; encoded by the coding sequence ATGAAACGACTGCTCAGCCTCTTCGTCGCCCTGGCGCCGCTCGCGGTGTCCGCCCAGCCTGATTCGGGTGGCTACAACCGCGCGCTGGCCGCCTTCAACGCCGGTGACATGGACACCGCCGCACCCCTCTTCTTCGAACTCGCGGAGAGCGCCTCCGACGCGGAGGTGAAGGGCAAGGCGGAGTACTTCCTCGGACAGTCCTTGGCCCAGAAGGGCCTGCCCGTGGCCGCCTTCATCACCTATGCGGCCATCGTCAATGCCGGACCCTCGCACCCCTCGTATCTCAAGGCGGTGGAGGGACTGGTGGACATGCAGCAGCAACTGGATGAGCACAACCTCATCCCCAGCATCCTCAACCAGGCCTACACCGACGAGGTGCGCGACCGCTGGGTGACGCTGCCCAAGGAGGTGCTCGCGCGCATCAACTACCTGGTGGGCACGGTGAGCCAGCGCAAGAGCCGCTTCGAGGAAGCGCGCTCGCTGCTGGAGGCGGTCCCCCAGGACAGTCGCGTGTACGCGAAGTCCCGCTACCTGCTCGGCGTGGTGCTGGCGGACCCGCGCTTCCCGGGCCGTCCCAGCGAGGCCTCCGTGTTGGACAAGGACGCGCTGGCCGCCTTCAACGCGGTACTGGCCGCGAAGGAGGGGCAGTTGGACTTGCGCGCCACGCAGCACCTGGCGCTCATCGCCCTGGGCCGGCTCCACTACCGCCGCGGTGAGTACACCGACGCCAGCGCCGCTTATGAGCGAGTGCCGCGCTACTCGCGCTACTGGGACCAGGCCCTCTTCGAGAACGGCTTCGCGCGCTTTCAGAACGAGGACTTCGGCGGGGCGCTCGGCAGCCTCCAGGCGCTGCATGCGCCGCAGTTCGCCGGGGCCTTCCAGCCCGAGTCGTGGATTCTCAAGGCGACCGTCTATTACTACTCGTGCCTCTACGACGAGGTGAAGACGACGCTGGCGGCCTTCGACGAAATCTACGCTCCCATGGAGCGGCAACTGGAGCCCTTCACCGGGGAGGACGTGCCGCTGGTGCAGTCCTTCAACCTGGTCGCGGCGGAGAACCGCCGGTTGCCGCGCCCGGTATACCTGTGGCTTCGCAACAACGAGCGCATCCGCGAGGTGATGCGGATGCTGGAGCGCGTGGACGATGAGAAGCGTGCGCTGACGAACGGACGCTGGCGCGGTACGCCGCTGGCGGCGCAGTCCACCGCGTCGCTCGAGGAGGTTCGCGGGACGCTGCTGCAGGTGGGCGGAACGCTGGCGCAGAGCCGCATTCGTGAGGCAGCGGACAACCTGCGGACCTTCTCCGACCAGGCGGAAATCATCCGCGTGCAGACGGCCTTGGATGAGAAGGACTTGTTGCAGGCCGGCGTTGACCAGAAGGCGCTGCTGACGCGGCAGTCGCTGTATCGCCCGAAGATGCCGAGCGCGGCCTGGAACTACTGGAAGTTCCAGGGCGAGTTCTGGATCGACGAGATTGGTTATTACCAATACACGCTGAAACGTGGCTGCCCGGCGAAGACCGCTGAACAGCAGCCGTAG